A stretch of DNA from Globicephala melas chromosome 4, mGloMel1.2, whole genome shotgun sequence:
GCACtgaacctcagtttgcctcaacgCAGGGGCCACAAAGTTGTTACCAGGTGGGAATAACCGCGTAAGGCCGTctccatgtgctgggttgctaaTAGGCACAACTGAGTTTGACGAGTTGGGAGGGATCTGACTAACCATCATTTGAGTTTGATCGGAAATGCTGTCTGGAGTTCGGCTCATCAGGGACAGACCTTCAAGCCGGAGGGGAGCCGGCTGACAATGCTTTTGACGTTTAGCTGAAGACAGTAAAAGGTCATCTTGGACAGCACGCTTAGCAGAGTTTTTACGGCTTTCGTGACTTGGCTTTAAGAGTGGCTCCTGAATCTGTGGATTTGGTATGGTACCGGCCATGGTACTGAGCTGTTCTTGGGAGTATTCGGTCATCAGAGATGGGCCAGGAGGCTGACTGCCATAGGAGCTGGATGAAACCGTCAGATTAACCGTGGCAGGAACAGCTGTTGGCTCTGAAGTCTGGGCTAAACCAGCGCAGCTGACCAGAGGATGGCTGATGCTGCTCTGATGGATAAGATTATTCACACTTAAACTGGTGATGCTTGGCGGCTGAGAAGTCGAAACCTGTAAAGAGGCATTTGATGTTTTCATCCCTATAGAACAACTTGGTTTTTCAAGGGGCCGACCCACAGTTGCTTCAATTGACTCCTGAGAATTAAATTCATTTGGTGTCGCTTCTGCCTGTCCTGGGCCATTCTCTTTAGATATCTGGGTTTTGAAAGGCTGGTCTCCCTCTAAAGAGGATGCTTCGGAAGGCTTTGAAGGAACTTCCCTCATATCAGCCTGGGCGCCAGCTCTTCCCTTCTCAAGGTTCTCCTGGTCAAAAATAGCTCTTGCTGCAAGAGCAACTATATCAGTTTGCTCTACAAAGGTACAGCTGTCACACGTATTAGTCGTTGCACTGCTGGTGACATCCTCTCTAGTTGTTTCAGGAAGCATGGATGCAACTGAGAAACTACGACTACTGCCAGAGCTGGTTGACATGGGGGAGTCAGCCTGCCTACTGGTGAGCAAAGAACCATTAATAACCTCCTGATCAGAGATGCAGGAATGATGCTGTCCTGGATCTCTGTCATCACTGCTCATCAGTAATAGCTCCTGTTTGGGATGTAAATCAACACTTGAATGGactattttagaattttctgaaGAAAAGTCAGGATGGTCCACCTGGACTGAAAGAGGTGATTTCTGAGGGTCTTTTTCTTTAGCAAGACCAGAGAGCAGTGCAGTTAAACCCTGCCCCTTTAAGAGACCTGTGGTTTGCACTGTAGCTGATGAACCTTGCTCAGCCCTGCAAGGTTCAGCAATGACTTCTACCTCAGAAACACAGTCAGTACTTGCAGTGCTCGTGGCAGACGACAAATCAGAAACCTGAGAAACCAAAACGTGGGGATCGTTTGCAGACGAAATCAACACGTTGGCTGAAGTGCAGGATTTGGCAGCAGCTGGCAATGCCAAACTAGCTGCTGGCTTATCCTGAGATGTCTCTCGTTGCAAAACGGGGAGAGAATCTTTGGATTTTGCTGGGGCCATTGTAAAATGTTCACTTGTTACGGATTCTTGGGAGGATGAGCTAGACTCTTCTGCTGACTTAGATTTGGGTATGGACTCAGGTATCACTGATTCAGAATTCAGAACATCCAAAGAATGTGAGCCAGAAACACTTACACTATTTACCTGGGACATAGTGACCGATGGTAACACACCAGGGAGGCTGTCCAGGAGTCCATCATTACACGATGGCTCTGTGGAGCCTTCGGTGCTGGGGCAGTCTAACTTACCCACATCTCTGGCTGGATTCAGGGTGCAGGCTGACTTATTAGTGGCTATGTGTTTCTTGACACTCGGCTTCTTATTCAGCCTTTTGGGCTTCAGGTTAGGCAAACAAGCTACAGTGTTCATTGAGGGAGTGGTCACTAGATTATACGTACTGGGTAGTGTGGCTGAATTCTCCGTTGTCATGGGAGATGCTACAGCTGTTGTTAATGCAACACAGTTAGCTGGGGTGGTTTGACTATTTGCAGCAGTTTGAGGATTGGCAGGCTGGCTAACAGACAGTTGTACACAGCTTTGCCCAGCCATCTGCGATATGCTTTGATTGAGGCTGGCCAAAGCGCCAAATGTATTCAGGGCAACATTGGTATTTGGATCTTCGCTGGTGGTGGGTTGAATAATTTGCATAGGGGTTTGACTTGTAGTTCCTGATGAAGACATCACAGGCTGCAAAGCAAAGAGCTGTCCATTTAAAGAAATCGTTTGAGGCTGTTGTTGGTTTGACATGGTTACAGAAAAAGTCTGTGTTGAATTAGATGCTGATAAAGATGAAGGTCTTGGTAATATGTGGACAAGGTGCTTTCCTCCAAAACTCTGTGGGGTCGAAACATTTTGCACTGAATTGTTAGACCCTATGATAGCACTGGCTCCATTGACAGGGAGTCGAACAGAACCAGGAGGTGGAGCGGAGAGGAGTGGCAAAGGGTTCTGATTAGTTGCCTGTATGATTACTATCTGTTGACCTACTGTTTGGTTGGGAACCTCTGCCCTCATCATTGCTGGGCACGGGGTGGTGCTGGGTGGCTGAAGAATGATAACGTTTTGATTAGCAGGAGCTGCGTTAACAGCCGACCCAACTGGCTGAGCCATCTGAATCACTTGCATTGCTGAATTCAATGGAAGGATACTTTTTGGAGGCTGAGATTTAACTTGTGGCTGGGCAATCAGTGACTGCATAGGTAAAGATGGACAAGAAGGCAAGGTTACAACTACTTGCTCAACTGGCTGCCCATCTGCTGGAAAGGAATTATTCAAGTTGACGCCTGTAGCCACACATCTACTGTGGTTGGCCGTGGTGGGGCTAGTACCAGACTCATTTAATACCGGAGTCACAGCAGAAGACGGTGTCTGGCTTAAGGGCTGAATAGTGTTTCCCGCCAGTTGCAAAGTAGTCCACGTCGTCTGCGTGTTTCCAGCTGAGGAAATTCGGGTAAGGCTATTAATGTTTTTCAAATCTGAAGCACTAACAGCTGAAGAAGGCAAAGAACAAGAAAGAGTCCAACCACTGTCCACAGGGTTTGCAGAAAGGGTGCTCACAGGGGTGGTGGTCTCCCCTCCTCCAGGGGCAGACGGGGCCACCACCGCAGTAACACTTGTCAAGTCTGCACCCTTGCTGATGCTCGCTGGACAAGAATCACCTGCAGATCTTGGAGGCTGGGAGCAGACTGTCGTGGTAACGGAAACAACAGAGGTGGTTTGAAAGTCACTTCTGCACTCCTGTACGCCCAGGCAGGACTTGCTTCCTTGGTGTCCTTTAGTGGCAGTTGCTGAGCAGCTGGGGGAGATGCTTGTGGCACAAGGGACTGTTTTCTTCAATAATTTGGGGCTCTCTTGCCCATTCTTATTTTCAGAAGAATTTTGATCCTTTAGACATGTGTGCAATGAATGATGCTGGGGTGGTACAGGCCCGACAGGGACAGTCATCAGTGAGCCACTGCTGGCACCAAGCATACTCGACTCGCTTTCGGAGGTGGAAACCTCAAGAATATTTTGAGCAGAAATGGTAGCAGGAACACAAAGAGGAACAGGCTGGTTGGCAGCCAATGCAGAAACCGTGGTCTGATGCCATGGCTTGTTTTCAGAAGGGTAAACTCCAGAAATAGACACAGGAGTCACAAGATTGCAAGTCCTCTGTACTGGTACCACATTGGCAGTTTGCTTCTGTAAATTATGCCCAACGTTAAAGGTTATCCCCTGAACAGCTGTTCCCTGGCTATTTCCGCCAGGCTGACTCCCGCTGGAATAAACAATGATATTCTTTTGAACCTGGTCACTGGGAATAACAACAGAGACCTTTGAGTTTTTAAGATTTCCTTTCCAGTGGATTGTGGGGTCGTCATATAAACATATGTCATTTGCTTTCAGTAATTCAATATATCggccattttctttttgaatttcttCCAGTTGTTTACGtagctttttaatttcttcagctacaatatcaaaaacaaaaatgaaaaaattacctCTAAGtgtcaatatttataataatttaagaaaCAGCTGTATACTAAACTACTGAATACTAATTTTAGCATTCTAAATACCTCAATTGAGAATCTTCagctcttttctaatataagttctttcttctttttagaatGGTGTCTCAAATTTCTATCCTAATCCTTTGAAAAGTATGTATCTTTAAAGGTCAACAATTCAAAGGTCAGAAATTACTCATAATGTAGAAATCTCAAAATTCCAAAATTCAAAATAGGGCAGCAAGGAAAGACATACTGATGTCATGGTAACATGCTAGGAAAATAACACTGAATATCAATATAATAGCATTTAAATGTTACAATAACTAACATTACTTTATGGTGGTAACAGAGAGTTTTTTTGGCCCCTCTGCATGACtttcaggatctcagttccccaacaagggactTAACCTGggaccacggcagtgaaagcccagaatcctaaccactaggccaccagggaactcccgacAGTCTCTTTTATAAATGGCTTTAAACTGGTTTCTATCTTACCTTTTGAAACGACAGAGACCAAGCAGAACATGTAAGAAGTAAGATGGGAGAGTGCTGAAGAAAGGACCACTTTTTCCTTGGTAGGGCCAATGTGTGTATGCTAGTGAGTAATGAAGATGTCCGTGATGCCCTACACTGTTTTAAAGGAGACAGCCTCAACCACGGATACTAAGGGTCAGCCTTGGCTGTTGGTATGTATGCTCTGTGACCCTGTACATCCCCACCTGCCGTGCCATAGTAGGTATTCTCCCCCATTCCCTCCGCCAAAGGCAGCCGATCCTCAAGGCCAGTACCTTATGAGGTAGCCTGAAGTAACAAGCTCTGTTCCAACACGGAGGAGCTGAGACTATCAGATTGTTTTTCTCAGCTATTTAAAGAAAGAGCCACAGAAGAAAGATGCCAATGTGCTATGGACATTAGAAATTAAAGGACAATTATCATGGACCAAATAATAAAGAAGATGGTTCTCACTTACTGTGCACTTACTCTATGCCTGGCGCTTTTCATTCACTGTCTcatttaatgataataataataacaacaacaacaacaacaggtaACACTTATCAAGTATTTACTCTTGTGCTGCGCTTTAAGTGCTTTACCTGtgttatctcttttaatcctcataacaaccacGAGATGGGACAAACACCTTTGTCATCATCACTTTTAGCTGTAAGAAACAGGTTCAGAGTAGCTATATAATTTGCCTAAAGTCGACTAGATAGATGCTatgattatcctcattttaagaCAGGGAAACTGACacttggagaggttaagtaactggccaAAGGTACTGAGTGAGCAAAGGAAGTCAAGGCTCAAACCCAGGTGGGCCTGACTCCCAAGAGCACTGCTGTGGCCACTGTGCAAGACTGTCATGTGGACAGTGAGTATGTGGAGGAAGCTGctgggaaaagaagagagagcagaTACAAAACAGAACCAAAGAAAGGATCATGACCGCGATGACAACACGGTCGGACTTAAGGGGCCTCGGGTGCTGCCCCAACCCCTGGCCTGGCTGTTCAGCTCTTCCTGAACCGCCTGCAACTTGTATTTCTTCAAGTTTCCCTTTTCCCTAGGGTAACTCGATTGCCTCAGATGCTGGACTGTGAAACCAGAGGAGCCCTCATTAGAAAAGTCTATACATCACTCTAGCCTTACTATCCCTTTTGTGGGTGCCTCAAAATGGTTACCGAATATTGATTATGTACCTAATTGCCTGACAGCATCATAAAACAGGACCTGGACCATAAAAGACAGCTGACTGAGGGGAGGGGTAAGTTGTCAGCTAACTGAAAGTAAACAAGAATTCAGAATGCCGACCTTCTGGATGTGCTTTCCAGCACTTCTTACAATAAACACAGACCAGCATTGCTCCCACATCAGCAAATTCTGAGGTTTGTCTCCTTTTAAGGTGACCTACTGAGTTGTCACAGGagattctcatttttctttttagctgtTACAAGGAAACCTTCTCTCCAATGCAAATGGGAAAAGAGAACTCATCTGATAGCATAAAAAAGTCACCTCTAAAAATCAAATGTTATTAAATGACCAGGCAGTCTCACGCACACATTACATGCAGTATAAACaattatgaactgaatgttttgGCCTTCGGAGTTAACTCCTAGTTAAGTCCTGGCACAGGCATATCTTTATCTGTTTTAAGTTACACTGAGCAGGACTCCCGCTTCATCCTCTTATGGGATTCCCCTAGCTGGAAGATCCACCTGGAAGGAAGGAGATCCAGTATTATTTGCATCATGATCCAGTATTATTTGCATCATGAGTTTAGCAAACATGAAGTACAAGAAgagtaaaaaatcaaaattgtgtATGCCTACAAGGTTAGAGTTGCTcaaagaagggggaaaagaggTCAACTAGGTTGAATTTATTTGCAACACTATTCTCACAGGCCCACCCAATGCATGATCTTAATGAACTGGGGCAAAAAAGCCTTCTGTATCCTAATATAAGTTGCACTGTGACACAAAGGCCTGAACATtgaaaaaacaacagaaagtaagaatcttaaaatcttTACCTTGTTCATTGTTTCCTCCATTAAGCAGGAGTTCATCGTTTTGCCTTTTCAATTCTGTTATATACTTAAAGGCTTGGTCCAGGATCATATTCTTGCTCTGCCAAAGAAAATCAACCATTTAAAAGTTTCACTGAAGGGTAAGAACTTGCCAGAAGAAAGTTAAAGCTTTGGTTTTATCACATATATGCGATacgtatcttttcaaaatttaaaactgccACCATATTCAAAACTTCTACTGTTCCCCTTTCAtttagtaagtatttattgaggctctgttctaggcactgggaatataaTAAACTAAAGGGACAAAGTTCCTGACCTTGAGGAATATTATTTGTTTATGAGGaactattatatattaatatctatttatatttataaataaaatcaggtggtgataaatattatgaagaaaaagCAAGTAGGGTACTTCACTCACTGTTAATCTAGTCACCTCCCTTGCCCGGTCTAGGTTTGAGTTTAGATGCATCTTTCTCTAGGAACTCTTCCCTGGGCCCCTCTGTTCTAGAACTCTATATTTCCTTGGCTAGATGGTAGGTATTATTCCCCTCTTACTATGATATTTACTGTGTGCTTTATTATTCCAGATCACAGAAGAGCATAATGGATGGAAGCGCAGATTCCCCCACTTAGCATTTCTGTAACTGGGGAAAGTTACTTAGtctttctaaacctcagtttttcatttgtaaaatggggataataaaagtacGTACCTCGAAGGGTGTGGTAAGGATTAAAGTCTTTAATATAGAGAGAGCATGTAACACTCTGAGAACACAGTTAGTGGAGTATGGAAAGTGCTTAATAATTGCTAGCTTCTTGTAGCTACTGTTTGTCAGGTCCTATGTTAAGTACGTCAAATGCATTATTTCTTGGACTCATTAGAAGAACTatattgtttttccttatttgttcagctttattgaggtataattgacaaataaaattgtaagatattaaaaaaataatagtaaagtaGGGTAAGGAGGGGGCCAGAGAGATGACAGAGGTGACTctgtgctgtggactgaatgtgtGTGTCCCCCTACAattcatgttgaagccctaatccctgatgtgatggtatttgaaggtggggcctttgggaggtaattaggtcatgaggatagATCCCTCATGGATGAGATCACTGCCCTTAGAAGAAAAGACATGAGAGAGGTGATCATTCTctctgtcatgtgaggacacaaccaAGAAGAAAGCCCACATCAGGAACCGAACCcgatgacaccttgatcttggacttccagcctccagaactgtgagaaatacattgttgttatttaagccacccagtctatggtaattttCTTATAGCAACCCAAACTGACCAAGACATTCTGCTACAA
This window harbors:
- the USF3 gene encoding basic helix-loop-helix domain-containing protein USF3, with amino-acid sequence MPEMTENETPTKKQHRKKNRETHNAVERHRKKKINAGINRIGELIPCSPALKQSKNMILDQAFKYITELKRQNDELLLNGGNNEQAEEIKKLRKQLEEIQKENGRYIELLKANDICLYDDPTIHWKGNLKNSKVSVVIPSDQVQKNIIVYSSGSQPGGNSQGTAVQGITFNVGHNLQKQTANVVPVQRTCNLVTPVSISGVYPSENKPWHQTTVSALAANQPVPLCVPATISAQNILEVSTSESESSMLGASSGSLMTVPVGPVPPQHHSLHTCLKDQNSSENKNGQESPKLLKKTVPCATSISPSCSATATKGHQGSKSCLGVQECRSDFQTTSVVSVTTTVCSQPPRSAGDSCPASISKGADLTSVTAVVAPSAPGGGETTTPVSTLSANPVDSGWTLSCSLPSSAVSASDLKNINSLTRISSAGNTQTTWTTLQLAGNTIQPLSQTPSSAVTPVLNESGTSPTTANHSRCVATGVNLNNSFPADGQPVEQVVVTLPSCPSLPMQSLIAQPQVKSQPPKSILPLNSAMQVIQMAQPVGSAVNAAPANQNVIILQPPSTTPCPAMMRAEVPNQTVGQQIVIIQATNQNPLPLLSAPPPGSVRLPVNGASAIIGSNNSVQNVSTPQSFGGKHLVHILPRPSSLSASNSTQTFSVTMSNQQQPQTISLNGQLFALQPVMSSSGTTSQTPMQIIQPTTSEDPNTNVALNTFGALASLNQSISQMAGQSCVQLSVSQPANPQTAANSQTTPANCVALTTAVASPMTTENSATLPSTYNLVTTPSMNTVACLPNLKPKRLNKKPSVKKHIATNKSACTLNPARDVGKLDCPSTEGSTEPSCNDGLLDSLPGVLPSVTMSQVNSVSVSGSHSLDVLNSESVIPESIPKSKSAEESSSSSQESVTSEHFTMAPAKSKDSLPVLQRETSQDKPAASLALPAAAKSCTSANVLISSANDPHVLVSQVSDLSSATSTASTDCVSEVEVIAEPCRAEQGSSATVQTTGLLKGQGLTALLSGLAKEKDPQKSPLSVQVDHPDFSSENSKIVHSSVDLHPKQELLLMSSDDRDPGQHHSCISDQEVINGSLLTSRQADSPMSTSSGSSRSFSVASMLPETTREDVTSSATTNTCDSCTFVEQTDIVALAARAIFDQENLEKGRAGAQADMREVPSKPSEASSLEGDQPFKTQISKENGPGQAEATPNEFNSQESIEATVGRPLEKPSCSIGMKTSNASLQVSTSQPPSITSLSVNNLIHQSSISHPLVSCAGLAQTSEPTAVPATVNLTVSSSSYGSQPPGPSLMTEYSQEQLSTMAGTIPNPQIQEPLLKPSHESRKNSAKRAVQDDLLLSSAKRQKHCQPAPLRLEGLSLMSRTPDSISDQTQMMVSQIPPNSSNSVVPISNPAHGDGLTRLFPPGNNFVAPALRQTEVQCNSQPSVAEQQQTQASQHLQALQQHVPAQGAPHLHSNHLYLKQQQQQAGQLRERHHLYQLQHHAPHAESSVHSQPHVHQQRTLQQEVQMQKKRTLVQGTQASQLPLQPKHHGTDQSRPKSGQPHPHHQQMQQQMQQHFGSSQPEKSRENPSTSRSHHNHLSQDIMHQQEVGSRQQGAGLSSEHVSGHNPMQRLLTSRGIEQQMVSQPSIVTRPSDMTCTPHRPERNRVSSYSAEALIGKTSSNSEQRMGISIQGSRISDQLEMRSYLDVPRNKSLAIHNMQGRVDHTVTSDIRLSDCQTFKPSGASQQPQSNFEVQSSRNNEIGNPVSSLRSMQTQAFRISQNPGPPPIDRQKRLPYPPVQSIPTGNAVPPRDSENTCHQSFMQSLLAPHLGDQVIGSQRSLPEHQRNTQCGPSSAIEYNCPPTHESVHIRRESESQNRESCDMSLGAINTRNSTLNIPFSSSSSSGDIQGRNTSPNVSVQKSNPMRITDSHGTKGHMNPPVTTNMHGVARPGLLHPSVSHGNADQGPPVRQTSSSVPQRSRHPLQDSSGSKIRQPERNRSGNQRHSNVFDPSLPHLPLSTSGSMILGRQQPATEKRGSIVRFMPDGPQVPNDNSAPDQHTLSQNFGFPFIPEGGMNPPINANTSFIPQVTQPSATRTPALIPVDPQNTLPSFYPPYSPAHPTLSNDISIPYFSNQMFSNPSTEKVNSGSLNNRFGSILSPPRPVGFAQPSFPLLPDMPPMHMTNSHLSNFNMTSLFPEIATALPDGSAMSPLLTIANSSASDSSKQSSNRPAHNISHILGHDCSSAV